A segment of the Lolium perenne isolate Kyuss_39 chromosome 3, Kyuss_2.0, whole genome shotgun sequence genome:
accatgtccaggcaccaaacagcaaatggccatgttagcggtattgtttttaaaccggatgctggggtatggttttgcttggcgtacctctggcagccgttgcattttcttaccaaatcctcagcgttctccaaagcagtgggccaatagaacccatgccggaacacttttgctaccaaagccctcgatgaagcatgatgcccacattctccttggtgaatttcctcaagcatttcttttccttcctccggttccacacatctttgaaggacaccggtaacgcttctcttgtacacctcaccattgatgaatgtgtaagctttggaccttctttgtatcttccttgattcattttcgtcagccggcaaggtgccgccgatcaggaattccttaataggtttaacccatgatggtatttctaaccaaaaacaccggtgcatctatctccatgctatctaccaaagcatcgtttcttccggtatgggtacagcagtccccgagcctaccggagcagtccccgagcttgccggagcagtccccggttcccttcatcgatatccatgggtactacgtgtgactcggtacaaaaattgattcccgactccgggctcggtttgatcgatggcactcttaggtgagccaaagctattccgggaggaatttcttgcctagatgagcccagcttggacaaagcatccgcggcctcattttctgctcgcggcacatggtgaaactcacacccttcgaagaatccggcaatcttttgcacgtgaaaccggtacgaggccatgttggcatcttttgcatcccaatctccggaacactgctgtaccacaaggtctgaatctccgtagcaaatgatccggtgtgcaccgatttcttttgcgaccttaagcccatggatcaaagcttcatattcagcgacattgtttgatgccctgaaatgcacttgtaaaacataccggaggtgatctccttttggggaagtgagcaccacaccggcacctagaccttccttgagcttggatccatcaaagtgcatcttccagtattctatcctctgatctggcggcttgtactgcatctccgcccaatcaacaaggaaatcagccaaagcctgtgattttatggcatctcttctttcatacaccggtacgtacggtgatatctcggattgcccatttcgcaatccggccgctggcatctttgttgcacatgatgtcggaaattggtgcttcgctcaccactttcatggggtgctcctcaaagtagtgcttgagcttggtggcggccatgtacacgccataagtcattttctggaagtgagggtagttttgttttgagagggagagcacctcgctcaagtagtataccggcctctcggacggttttttcttcctcttctctttcaactacaaccactacactcacaacccggtttgttgctgctatgtataacagcataggctctctttctagaggtgaagccggtatgggtgctgtggctagcattgttttcagctctttaaacgctgcgcctCCCGAGGGGTCCAGATTTaacgtgtcggattttttcatgagagcatagagtggcagagctttttctcccaacctgcttacaaaccgaagcttagcgatgccaagcttccggtaaacttttgcacatcttttaactctcgagggatagccattctttctattgctcggatctttaccggattaacctctatgccccggcttgatactaagaaaccgagcagcttgcggcggggacaccaaaggtgcattttgccggattgagtttcatccggaaccgtcttaggttatcgaatgtttgccggatgtcatcgattaaagtgttctttaccttagtttttatcacgatgtcatccacatagacttgtacattttttccaatttgatcaaacaagcatttctgCATACAAATACGGGtatcgttgcaccagcgttgcgcaacccaaaaggcatagtgacatagcaataagccccggtgcggggtaatgaacgcagtttttatttgatcttcctttttcaaaggaatttggtggaaaccggaataggcatccaggaaggacaacaactcacacccagcagttgaatcaatcacttgatcgattcgtggcaaaggaaaaggatctcttgggcaagccttgttcaggttggtgtagtcgatgcacatgcgccacaccttcggagcttttgcctccgtgttctcatctttcttcttttcaaccattaccggattggccagccactacgtgtgcgtgacctccacaatgaacccggcaactagcagcttggttacctcttctcctatgatctttcttctgtcttcagcgaaccggcgcagctggttgccgcaccggcttggcatctttccggacgtttagagagtgctcagccagctccctcggaacacctaccaaatcatcgctTGACCagtgcaaagatattccgattctcacggaggaagccgacgagcgccgctttcctatgcttggtcaagGCCGGCACCGAGCATTTAACGGTGCGCctcgggtaagccggatccagcacaatgttctttgtttcattggttggcttgaatgccggtgtgcccatgttttcactcattgctgctaagctcatttgcgaggattgagccagcgcaacagctgtccgcattcttttcttttcctccgcgatcaccagcgattctgctaagtttgatccggcagatgtcgTTTCcaagtgagatcttatagtttcccaccacgctcaatggcccacgaggtgccggcatcttcatcttgaggtaagccgtatgagtggtggccatgaaggctgccaatgccggtctccccaaatgcatggtaggggctgtctagatccaccacctcaaactccagcattttccacccggcaattgtcacgtcctccaaatgccacgtccacccgaacttttcctatcggggcacaggacaagccaggaacaatcccgtggaacgttgtgcgcgttagctgaagcatgttttctgttatgcccagcgtttgcatggtgtgcttgtacatgatgttgatgctactgccattgtctatcagcaccttgctgaacttcactcgagtttgcggccctttcatgatcgggtccacaacaagagcatatccacccggattaggcatgatctttgggtgatccttggatgaccaggtaatttcctgattggaccacatcatgtacttgggaactcgCCGGCATCAcaaagcattgacctccatggagcgccggtgtacactttgccggtctgttggctcgatgacaaagacaacacagcacagatgcggatcttcgtaaacattccggcctaaaggtgccggtggaggtggctggttatcattttgctccacccggttaacttgtcgtctgctgccggtttggctgcaccggtaaggcgtttgccccggtaagtagtggtggtggcggtagctgttgttgctgctgcggcatgtcttgcggtggccgcgcatctttcactgttccttttgcatcaagtacttggtccaggtacaatcctttgtcagatggtttgacggatgtgccggattcggcgtgtgccaccgcaaggttgatccatggcagcttccatggtgtattttgctggTTCTTGCCGCTTCTTCTTCTCGACccaaggtttcttttccacccattgtttcttaggacccgcccatggctgcgatccggtttttgcctctggctgtcgctggcctcaaagttttcctgcacagccagcaacttgctgcggaccgtaccttcgatccggaaactcttctcttcttttgttattccggttgtcccggtgctgttcgtggcgcagctgttccggctccggttgctgtaatcgccggctgcgttgggtctcccaatgcatagctatccgccacacgtatcatttctgccaacgttgtcggcatgttgcgccgcaacttttgccacaacggtgaacctcttctcgcATCCaccgctaaaccaagcaatggcttgtgcctcgattaccccttcacaggagttccttgtggtgttccaccgggccagataatcccggtctgtttcgctcggacgctgcacacacagagcaagttgctgcggcctgtttggcctctgataggtgctgctgaaattgctcacaaaggcctcctcaaaatccagccagccatttatgcttcctgccggcaagttgtttaaccagattcttgccggtccaaccaaaaacgatggtatgatcctcacggcccaacgccggtttcctcctcccgctacggttcctccaccgcccccAACGTCGACCGCGGTCACGtactccgcgagccaatcttccggctttgtggtgccgtcatacgttttgtgtcacggggcaacataaagttgcgaactggtggtttttctttcatgatccttgggccaaaacactttggacctggaggaccttcctcctcgatcatttctcgacaagtacactctatccaggcacggtgcctcgcatcccgttccggtaagtatctctctcccaagcgttctcccaacgggttccggtatgctgccggtctggtggaatcggcttcatcgtaacattccggtaccgcggcccttgcctgccggtacctcgggggatccatttcctcctcgtcgtacgctgcccttgcagctcgatagttttgcccggtctcatatctaccggcatgattgtttccggcatagcctgcggcgtagcctcgctccgccccttggctttttctaccggcatcgtgttgcccggcttgttgctttccggcaagaaccggatcgtacacggtcatctgctgcgcgttcacttctttttctctccttctatccggatgggggacgaagcctgcccatgggatttgctaccggcattctttgttgaacgcgcggattttgaggccgctgccttgttcagcttagccagctgctcagcattttgctgctctatggtttccagcagctctctgacgcgctcttgctgctttactaaagcctctccggaaagcgactcacatagctctactgcagccttagcagcttttatagttttatccgggctgctatactttggcttttccacgatgctaccgtatgcagaggcgctcttgccggcaaaaatctccttgcgcaaatcttgatctaggttgcgagcttttagccggttttccggcaccctagcagcatgcgcgctaacgaagcaaagccatgggcagcgttgtactcacgccggttaggttcagctcgcgctgcgcccggccgatgtccttgccgctctccagcatcttctggcgctgcgcctccagctccgcttgagccgctgccgggtcgatgttctgcgcgatgggggtggcgaggacgttcatcgccgcctggagcggtgtctccggtggcgcggatgatgctcccgctgcgcctgcgccacgctccagcggtggcttagccgcacgggtcgaaaccgcgcgaccggcaccttcagccgcaacctcctttcctgcaccagccacaccggtcatcattacctcaacgctgccggcggcgcggccagcacaaagccatcttggcgggtccggtgccaccagcaccggcgagaggcgctggcgcacggggacggtgccgaggtagacgcggtggctgccgaactcgatgatgcggccgttcttggggaagacgccgccgttggcgaagcagcccgcgttgtcgttgatgaagtccatggcgtagatgctctgcaccaacgcggacaccgtacgctcgccggagacctcgaggacgcccgcccgaatgtgaactccatcaagcgccacttcatgccccacggtgggcgccaactgtcgtcgtggtgaacgagcagatgccataggatggcttagattggggccgaatggacgcaagaggattcgggggagggtttgcgatcaggtgggaagagattccggatggtttcctcaagaacctggccaaggccagaggttgaagaagaaagacacaaggaagaactccctctagatcaccattttcattgattcacaagttacaggctctgccttcctacacacgcgcgtacatacttgcttgcccgtgaagaagggctgccccctctccttataaaggggagagggtggcttacactgcaagaaaccctaacggcatctttgactggacaaactactttacagagctactgtacaaagctactttaatcatagatgacaccggggccttcttttatcagggctgctgatgtcctccggcttctttggacgtcacctctctctttggcgccagggctctgaataaagttactttgcttggctcatccttgtcttcttgctctgaagagaatctttgaccagacctgccgacaggctctcctttccggtatcttctataccgggttccggcatacccctttggggataccggcttagccttgctctcccggattcctactaggcttccggtaagaacattaaaccggtatcttgatggctcaaaccatccggtttggcatgcctttggcataccgggggttatccccccaacaacaTGGGAGCAAAGGTGTCGGTGAGCCAAAAGCGCATCACGGCTTGCGTGGGAGGCGGAGAGAGGTCGATCGGCGGCCGCAAGTTAATTAGTGGGTTAGGGGGTGACGAAGAGGCTATGGCAGCGGCAGAGTGGGAACAGCTGCAGGCGGCTTGTTGCCGGCTAGAAGCCATCACACGCAAGAGGCGTCGATCGGACGTGCCTAAGCATGCATGCAATTCATACCCGCCTAACGTTTCGTTGATAGGTGATCCTCAAAAAATTGCATGGGTAGAGGATGATTTACATGATATATGCAAGAGTGGTATTATTTCTCTCCCCTAAGCATTCATACGTGTTTGCCATGGATCGACGGAAGAACGTGAAAAACTACTAGATAATGAACAAGTGATGTACTTCCTCTCTCCTAAAAAAGCTGCTCAACTTTATTTAAATACGAAGGTGTATAGATATACTACTATTTCAATTATAGATATACATTCGTAAACTTGAGCAGCTATCCTTTTCCTCAACCTCCACGAAAACGGAAATGAGTACTTGATTGTCATACCGAGGTATATGCAGCCCgaaaacatgccatcaacatggcacAAAATCTACCTCTTCAACCTTAGGTCCGTTTAGGGAAGAGAAAAAAAATGCATGAATCAAACTAGCACGGAGAGGAGGTCTGCTAGGCCCGATTACCTCATTCATCATGTCGGCCGAACTAACATCAAATTAAGTAATAGGAACTTATGGATCGCTGCGATCGGTTGTAAAGTTACAGTATTGCCATGCTGAGCTTGTCCATCCAGGCGACTCTCTCGTCGTAGTCGAGTCGAACTCGACGTACCCCTTGGCGCACAGCTCCGTGTGGACACGGGCCTGCGTCTCCAGCagttcgaggtagatcctctccaTGAGGGCCGCCAGCTCTTTCTCGAGGGCTGCCTGCCGTTCGTCCAACCGCCGTAGCAGCAACCGCCGTAGCAGCTCCTTGGTCACCTCGGCCACGTGCAGAGGCTCCTCCAAAGggacctcgtcgtcgtcgtcgtcctcctcctcctcctcctcctcctcgtcctcctcctcggcggcgtcAGCTAGCGGCGGCCACTCCATGTTCACCGCCATGGACATGATCAAGCTCTCGACCTCCTCCTCGGGCATGCGGCTCCTCGCATGCTCCTCGTCCTCGGCCATGTCCGTTGGGTCCGTCTCGTCCATCGCGATCTCGACCTAGTGACGTACGACGTTAGGGCACGGCTGCGGTGGCCGGCCTCGATCGATCTCGCTCTATATACCATCGGACATCGGGTGCTGCCGCCTGCCGCTAGTCCGGAatcaggcttcagcacgagccggggtTGGACCGAACTCTGTCACAGGCCAGGCCACCTCCGCGGACCGGACCGGGCTCAGTCCTCCAACTGTTCGAGCCCATTTATCTCTCTTTTTCCCAGAGAATCTCAGCCCAAAAGCGATGGTGGCCCCTCCCCATCTCGTCAGTGTAGTATATTCTAGGCAATCCAACTCACACTAATCATAACTCCAGGTGACTTCAGTTTAATCACCCGGATGTTTTCCTAATATTATGGCCCTTTCCATGTATGGTAACTTCACATCCATACCCCTACATTCTTCAAGGCAGTGGCATATTTACATGGAAGTCCGCTCTTCCCATCAGCTTTAGCAAATTATTTGTTGATTTTTTAAACAACTTTTTGTTTAATTCCAGAAATAATATgcaattttgaaaattttcagaaataatacGGCCTCGTCTTGGCCGAAGCCGACAAAAGCGTCACAAGCAGGCGTCCTCCTGTCAACGGACTTGTTGGCTTTGGCGAAGCCGACATATGGTCACCATGGGCTAGTCGACAAGTCTGGTCGTCCTGAACAAAGCAGAGACTGCATGATCACAACCCTACTTACGCTATTAGGAGGACGATTAGGCTCATCGTCTAGGCTAGGAGGATTTGTCATTTTCCTCTTAAAATTTAGTCATGCTATTTCTTCCCGAACATTTCTCCCGCCACCATTTTGTTGTGCATGGAAAACCTGTACAGGGAGGAGCGTGGAAAAGATGATGCTACACGTGCGAAAGCAGCATGAGAGAGAGCTCAAAAGGAGCAACGACGTTGGCTTGATGAGTGGGGAAGCAAATCGAGGAAGACATACTCCGCCTGTATGAGGATGAACGGGTGCGCAAGAAGTTCTGTGAGGTGAAAAGGCGGAAAAAGAGAGAAAGGGCTGATGAGGCGGAGGTAGCTGAAGAACATGATGACAAGACTGAAAAATGTCGACCACACGCTGGAGGCATGACCACTAGATTTTTGTTCTAGTAGCAATGTATCTTAATTGTAGTTGTTGTATAGCAATGTATCTTAATTTTAGTTGTAGTGTACATATGTACTTATTTTCAGTTACTTATTTTCAGTTGTTATGTAATATACTCGCTAGCCCGCATAAGCGTACAATAAATTGTAACTAGTGAGGGATTAAGGTTTCCACTTAAAGCGTGCGAAGCCCCTCCGTCCAAAGGGCTTGCTTCACCTAACCACCACCACCGTGCAACTCAATCTACTACGTCAACACGAAGTATCACCGCAACACCACCATTTCCCCAAAAGGACACCACAGAAATGCACGCACGACCTATCCCATAAATAGATCGGGGTTGACCTTGCTTCCTACTTGGTATTGCATGTTAATTTGATGGAGAAATGGCACGAatcgcactagaaatgatttagctCGAGTTTACAAAGAGAAATTGAGAGAATGGAGAGAGCAAGAAAAAAGGAGCTTATGAGCGATTTAATCTCCAGTCTCCACCTGAAAGAACTTATCGTCCTCACCCGATTACACGCTTCAACTTGCGGGATCTGATCGGCGGCCGGAACTGAGCTGAAATTGTAAACCCGCCGACTTTCACGGTTTCGGTATAGTTTACgggatctgctagagatgctccggTGGCCATGAAACAAAAACCCAAAAGCTGGGGGGTGTCGTTGGGAAACTAGATCCAACCTGGACTCGACTGGACTGCAAGCTAGTTCAGTTCACCACTGTAGTGTAGAGGTCCTCACACTAGTCCGTCCTCTCCACCCCGGCTGCGGCTGCTACTGTTCACCCTCTTCTACCTCGCCCCCGATCCGGCCACCTCGCCGCCGCAAATCAGGCCCCGTCGCCGCCGCATTCCTCCGGCGGGACCAAAAAGCTTGGCTGGGCCACTCGTTTTCAGCCATTCATTCCGCTCGCAGCTCCTTCCTTCCTGTCGCTATATCTGTAAGTGGAAACGGCAGCCCACGGTGCCGCCAGCCCAAGCCCAGTTAACTTGCTAAATAGACACCcggtaaaataaaaaaaatcgtgGCGGTCAATCACGGTTCCTCCGCTACCGCCGCCCCGCCGCTACTGAGTACTCCCTTCCATGGCGATGGGGGCTGGCGCCGCCCCATCCCTCCGCTCTCCCCACAAAGGAACAGATCCACCGCCGCCCCTCTTGTTGCTCTTCCCCCAAGGAACGGATCCGCCGCCGCCTGTTGTTTCTGTACATGCTACTCCAGCTTCTTTGCATGCTCTCTCTCCTATTCCTGGACATGGTACTCCATCCACTGTGCGTGATCGTCTCTTTCCTGCTCCTACCCATGGTAAGTCCAACGCATGACATGGTTGTAACATGGTTGCATGCAAGTATGTTGATCTCCTGTCCATTTCCTAACATTTGAAACTTTCATACTTGTAGGATCCAAGCGCAAACCACGCAAGTTGACCTCTATAATTTGGAAGGAGGCTGAGCCAATATATATTGATGGATTTCTAATGCAAGGCAAATGCAATTATTGCAACAATATATTTCCAGCCTCTAAGGTCTCAGGTACTAGTCAACTTGCCAGACACTTGAAGGTATGTGAGATCAAATGTTCAATGGATGGGTTGGTGCAACAAATGAAAAATTCTGATGAAATAGATCCTGATTGGAAATTTGACCAAGAAAATGCAAGGATCGAGCTTCTCAACTTAGTTGTCTTGCATGGTCTGCCTTTCTCATTCGTCGAGTATGCTGGCTTTAGGAAATTTTGTGCAGTAGTGAATCCCTGGTTCAAACCAATTAGTAGAGTAACACTTCAAAATGATTGCATAGCAGCTTACCATCAGTATAGAAGTTACAATGAAAATTTCTTCAAGAATTGCAATCATAGAGTATCACTAACCGGGGATATGTGGACCTCAAACCAGAAACTTGGGTATTTTTGTATCACATGTCACTGGATTGATAGCAAATGGAAAGTTAAGCATCGAATCATAAGATTTTGTCTAGTCGAAACACCCCATGATGCTTGGAATATGTTTGACGTGGTATTGACGAGCATTCGTGATTGGAACATTGAGAATAAGATTTGTAGTTTCACACTCGATAATGCGGAAGTAAACACCAAGATGATTAGCCATCTCAGAAAAAATCTTGTTGATCGAAACCTTATCCATCATGAAGGAAAACTTCTACACATTCGGTGTGCAGCGCATGTGCTAAATCTAATAGTGCAAGATGGACTAAAAACCATGGATTCTGTTGTGGACAACGTCAGAAATAGTGTGAAGTACATCAGAAGTTCTCAGTATAGAATAGAACAATTTGACAAGTTTGTTCTGCAAGCTGGAATAAACTGCAAGCATCAGCCTTCACTAGATGTGTCTACAAGATGGAACTCCACGTTCCTTATGCTCGATTCCACATTACCATTCCGAAAAGTCTTTGAGACCTTGCAAAAACAAGAGCCAAGTTACACATTTTGTCCGTCAGACAAGGAATGGGAAATGGTTTTAGACATTTGTCAGCTTCTGAAAGTATTCTGCCATGCGACCAATGTCATTTCAGGCTCAGACTACCCAACCTCCAATCTCTACTTCCTCGAAATCTGGAGCGTGAAAGTGGTACTAGATGAACAGGAAAAGAGCAGCAATGCTACAATCAGAATCATGGTCAAAGAAATGAAGAAGAAATTTCATAAGTACTTCATGGAGTCATACTTGACAAACTGCATACCGGTGGTTCTGGATCCAAGGTTTAAAATGGAGCTTGTTGAGTTGCGACTGAAAAAATACTTTGGAGTTAGTGCGGATAAACATATCCAAGAAGTAAAGGAGGCTATCATGGCCTTATTTCTTGCATATGGGGCTGAAATTGAAGAGAATATTAATATTCAGTTACAAGAGCAAAATGGTGAAGAAGCTGGTTTGGCCGATGATGCCCTTTCAGATTTTGATGCGCATGTGAAGCTTAAGAAAGCTAAAAGCCACAACGAGCTGCACCGCTACCTAGAGGAAGACTTTCATCCCCGTACACCAGACTTCGACATTCTAAAATGGTGGGCTGTGAACGCTCCAAGGTATCCAATACTTGGCAGTATTGCTCGTGATGTACTGGCTGTTCCAGCTTCGACTGTTGCATCTGAGTCTGCGTTTAGCACGTGCGGAAGAGTTATAACTGATCACAGAACTAGCCTTGGAGCTGATAGTGTTGAGGCATTGATGTGTTATGGGGATTGGATTAGGCGTGGTGGTAAGCATCATTTTCAGTGTCTACTATATTTCGTAAATATGCTAATATATTTGGTAAATATGTATCACCTGGCTTATTTTGATTATGTAACTGTTGCAGAACCTTCTTGCGAAGAAAGCTAACCTCATCTGGTTTCGTGATTGTTCCAGGTAAACATGTTTCTTAGAATCCTTGAGTTGATGTTTAGTTGTCTGAGAAGGTGTTTGGTATTATTCACATCATGTGTCCTAAAAAAGAGATTACTAATGAATGTCCTTTTTGATGTTTGAGTTCTAATGGTTTACCTTTGCTAGATATAAGGTGATGTACTGTATTCGTTATTCTCTGAGTTCTCTATGTACTGTACTGGGTATCCCCAGGGAGAATATTTTACTCTACTAGTCTAATGCAATGGAAATTGAGATGAGAGCACTTAATCTATTGCATCCCCTGCTTGTTCAGTTAATAGTAACTGCGAGTACTGTATTTTCAATCCACCATATGCTACTGCAGTAAACGTTGCAAATCCATGTCTGACGAAAGACATTGGTTTTCTTAATCATATCCAGTGTTGATTTTTAACCTTGTtgatgttttaaccttggtagcaGACCTTGGTGATTTTTAACCTTGTTGATGCTTTGCTTGAGATACCTGATGCCCACTTGAGATTCCTCCATCATTGTGTAATATAGCATCATTATTATATTCAGTTACTTTACAAGAAATCATTGCATCATTTTATACTTGCCTGCAACTTAAATTCCCGGACCCATGGGTCACTGCAGATTAAAGGCTTGTAGTAATTCATATTTTTATACTTATGTTTCAGCAGGAAAGGATGGAAAGGTTGCCAGAGATGAAGAAAATGCAAGCAGATCTCATGGTCCAAGCAAAAGAGAGTTGAGGCGTTGTAGGCTTATAAACTTTGCCTTATATCTGTTGTTTGCTGACTCAGTTATGTCATTGAGCTGAATTTTGTGTTGAAATGTCACAGTTGTTGAGGTTTTATTCAGTGCCTCGGAAAAATAGTAACAGTTAGTTCAGTTGAGCACAATTTCGACCATGGATTATAAACACAATTTCCAGTGTTTTTGGCTGATTACATAAAGTTCAGTTGAGCAGTTAGTTTAACTAGTCCTTTTCTGTCTTAGAAATGTATTGCTCTGCTTTATCGACAGCCTGAACCGCATGTATGCGAGGCAACATCATATTGGTCAGCTGCGTGCTTACgtgcctttttttttctttggttctACACTAGTGAGAAGCGGCAACGGCAGCTCGGCTTCTTTGTACTGTATTCTACTCGGCTCCTCAACCCTCTCGCATCGCCAGCTGCGTGCTTGCTTTGGTCAGCTACCGTAGCGGGCGAACGGCCAGCCGCTTATCCTAACGGGATTAGATGGACCAGCTGCTACGTCCCGCTCAATTTAATAGGACACAAGCGGCACTTGGTGGATAGCCACGGACGTGTCCATTTACAGGCCGCCAGCTCTTTCTCGAGGGCTGCCTGCCGTTCGTCCAACCGCCGTAGCAGCAACCGCCGTAGCAGCTCCTTGGTCACCTCGGCCACGTGCAGAGGCTCCTCCAAAGggacctcgtcgtcgtcgt
Coding sequences within it:
- the LOC127346134 gene encoding zinc finger BED domain-containing protein RICESLEEPER 2-like produces the protein MAMGAGAAPSLRSPHKGTDPPPPLLLLFPQGTDPPPPVVSVHATPASLHALSPIPGHGTPSTVRDRLFPAPTHGSKRKPRKLTSIIWKEAEPIYIDGFLMQGKCNYCNNIFPASKVSGTSQLARHLKVCEIKCSMDGLVQQMKNSDEIDPDWKFDQENARIELLNLVVLHGLPFSFVEYAGFRKFCAVVNPWFKPISRVTLQNDCIAAYHQYRSYNENFFKNCNHRVSLTGDMWTSNQKLGYFCITCHWIDSKWKVKHRIIRFCLVETPHDAWNMFDVVLTSIRDWNIENKICSFTLDNAEVNTKMISHLRKNLVDRNLIHHEGKLLHIRCAAHVLNLIVQDGLKTMDSVVDNVRNSVKYIRSSQYRIEQFDKFVLQAGINCKHQPSLDVSTRWNSTFLMLDSTLPFRKVFETLQKQEPSYTFCPSDKEWEMVLDICQLLKVFCHATNVISGSDYPTSNLYFLEIWSVKVVLDEQEKSSNATIRIMVKEMKKKFHKYFMESYLTNCIPVVLDPRFKMELVELRLKKYFGVSADKHIQEVKEAIMALFLAYGAEIEENINIQLQEQNGEEAGLADDALSDFDAHVKLKKAKSHNELHRYLEEDFHPRTPDFDILKWWAVNAPRYPILGSIARDVLAVPASTVASESAFSTCGRVITDHRTSLGADSVEALMCYGDWIRRGEPSCEES